One window of the Lactococcus lactis genome contains the following:
- the glgD gene encoding glucose-1-phosphate adenylyltransferase subunit GlgD, which translates to MNNSNKMAAILSNISSSKHLSPLTEVRPIATLPFDCKYRLIDFPLSSLSNAHVDNIFMTFNEGETQSVFDHLGSGGEWGLDGFNSRYFVYIQQDFDRLREQGKDYFAQQLNFLRKSKAPYTVLLGSKFICNVDLTAVLKIHKLAGKEITTVYKKVSPDLASEYDTILRFDESGKMSNCYVNQLENPQEKEALCLNLFILNTDWLINFIKEMQDIGELTSIARLIRVYMKNYDVNTYEYTGYMSNITNIKSFYDANMVMLDPQNFTSLLYSSQPVYTKIKNEVPTYFSENSKVENSQLGSGCIINGKVKNSLISRGVKIQDDALIEESLVFTNSEVKSGAQVKFAIIDKGVVVENNVKIIGSSEKPVVIPKGTVVTADIL; encoded by the coding sequence ATGAACAATAGTAATAAAATGGCAGCAATCCTCTCAAATATTTCTTCAAGCAAACACTTAAGCCCCCTAACAGAGGTTCGTCCAATCGCTACTCTTCCTTTTGATTGTAAATATCGTTTGATTGATTTTCCATTGTCATCATTATCAAATGCCCATGTAGATAATATTTTTATGACCTTTAATGAAGGAGAAACGCAATCTGTTTTTGACCATCTAGGTTCAGGTGGCGAATGGGGCTTGGATGGCTTTAATAGTCGTTACTTTGTCTATATTCAACAAGATTTTGACCGTTTAAGGGAACAAGGTAAGGATTATTTTGCTCAACAGTTAAATTTTTTGCGTAAATCTAAAGCACCATATACAGTTCTTTTGGGCAGTAAATTTATTTGTAATGTCGATTTAACGGCTGTTCTTAAAATACATAAATTGGCAGGTAAGGAAATAACCACCGTTTATAAAAAAGTTTCTCCAGATTTAGCAAGTGAGTATGATACTATTCTTCGTTTTGATGAATCAGGGAAAATGAGTAACTGTTATGTTAATCAATTAGAAAATCCCCAAGAAAAAGAAGCCCTTTGTTTGAATCTCTTTATCTTGAACACCGATTGGTTGATTAATTTTATAAAAGAGATGCAAGATATAGGAGAATTGACTTCAATTGCCCGTCTCATTCGTGTTTATATGAAGAACTATGATGTGAATACTTATGAATACACAGGTTATATGAGTAATATCACTAATATTAAGTCATTTTATGATGCCAATATGGTCATGCTCGACCCCCAAAATTTTACCTCTCTTTTATATAGTAGCCAACCTGTTTATACTAAGATTAAAAATGAAGTTCCCACTTATTTTTCTGAGAATAGTAAAGTGGAGAATAGTCAATTAGGTTCTGGTTGTATTATCAATGGTAAAGTAAAAAATTCTCTCATTTCTCGTGGAGTTAAGATTCAAGATGATGCCTTAATTGAAGAATCATTAGTTTTTACCAACTCTGAAGTTAAAAGTGGCGCTCAAGTTAAATTTGCCATCATTGATAAAGGAGTGGTTGTCGAAAATAATGTCAAAATTATTGGTAGTTCAGAAAAACCAGTAGTGATTCCTAAAGGAACAGTTGTTACCGCAGATATCTTATAG
- the efp gene encoding elongation factor P produces the protein MVLAKDLKSGMTFLNGEKLLRVMEASHHKPGKGNTIMRMKLKDVRSGSTFDDTYRPEDKFEQAVIETVTAQYLYSMDGIANFMNNETYEQYEIPVEQVKDELLYVLENTDVKIQFYGTEVIGIQLPTTVVLEVTETQPSIKGATVTGSGKPATMETGLVVNVPDFVEAGTKLEINTQTGEYLKRA, from the coding sequence ATGGTTTTAGCAAAAGACCTTAAATCAGGCATGACATTTTTGAATGGGGAAAAACTTCTCCGCGTTATGGAAGCAAGTCATCACAAACCAGGTAAAGGGAATACAATCATGCGTATGAAACTTAAAGACGTACGCTCAGGTTCAACTTTTGATGACACTTACCGTCCTGAAGATAAGTTTGAACAAGCTGTTATTGAAACTGTAACAGCACAATACCTCTACTCAATGGATGGTATTGCTAATTTCATGAACAATGAAACTTACGAACAATATGAAATTCCAGTAGAACAAGTTAAAGATGAACTTCTTTATGTTCTTGAAAATACAGATGTTAAAATTCAATTCTACGGTACAGAAGTAATTGGTATTCAACTTCCAACAACAGTTGTTCTTGAAGTTACTGAAACACAACCATCTATTAAAGGTGCAACAGTAACAGGTTCTGGTAAACCAGCAACTATGGAAACTGGTCTTGTTGTTAACGTTCCTGATTTCGTTGAAGCTGGAACAAAACTTGAAATCAACACACAAACAGGTGAATACTTGAAACGTGCTTAA
- the nusB gene encoding transcription antitermination factor NusB gives MPKTLTQHQIRQRAVQVLFSYAVQKEMATNVVSSFRENVEKLEEELSQTIRFDVDFRDERITVRKFPKGLSQPLEAIYEIYEILGLKDIEKTTVAKALAFMRDFGGYAKKMNEYEATNLFVGVMANLKLIRLFQIELDEEPVAPKVLEFFKNLPDNATAEQSLETFQKTFSFLHENVLEKYTSDLFTPSTLKEELDEQLAQAENNAQSQLSELLKNTKRFVLNYDNDRPEDLEAPEYFTQLVDGVLEKKEDLEANVSKYLAKTWSFSRLTLVEQAILQVSSYEILYTETPDVVAVNEAVELSKDFSDEKSSRFINGVLTNFLK, from the coding sequence ATGCCTAAGACGCTCACTCAACACCAGATTCGTCAACGAGCGGTCCAGGTCTTATTTTCTTATGCTGTCCAAAAAGAAATGGCAACAAATGTCGTAAGCTCTTTTAGAGAAAACGTCGAGAAATTAGAAGAAGAACTTTCTCAAACTATTCGTTTTGATGTTGATTTTCGTGATGAACGAATTACTGTTCGTAAATTTCCAAAAGGACTTTCTCAACCTTTAGAAGCCATTTATGAAATTTATGAAATTCTTGGACTTAAAGATATCGAGAAAACAACGGTTGCTAAAGCTCTTGCTTTCATGCGAGATTTTGGTGGTTACGCTAAGAAAATGAATGAATATGAAGCAACAAATTTATTTGTTGGTGTCATGGCAAATTTGAAATTGATTCGTTTGTTCCAAATTGAACTTGATGAAGAACCTGTTGCGCCAAAAGTTCTAGAATTTTTCAAAAATCTTCCAGATAATGCGACAGCTGAACAATCTCTTGAAACTTTCCAAAAAACCTTCTCATTCCTTCATGAAAATGTTCTTGAAAAATATACAAGTGATTTATTCACTCCAAGCACTTTAAAAGAAGAACTTGATGAACAATTAGCACAAGCAGAAAATAATGCTCAATCACAATTGTCAGAGCTTTTGAAAAATACAAAACGCTTTGTTCTCAATTATGACAATGATCGTCCAGAAGATCTTGAAGCTCCTGAATACTTTACACAACTTGTTGATGGAGTTTTAGAAAAAAAAGAAGATTTGGAAGCAAATGTTTCTAAATATTTGGCAAAAACTTGGTCATTTTCACGTTTGACTCTTGTTGAACAAGCAATCCTTCAAGTTTCTAGTTATGAAATATTATATACAGAAACACCTGATGTTGTTGCGGTCAATGAAGCAGTTGAGCTTTCAAAAGACTTTAGTGATGAAAAATCAAGCCGATTCATTAATGGTGTATTAACTAACTTCTTAAAATAA
- a CDS encoding glycogen/starch/alpha-glucan phosphorylase codes for MKLSKKQFKQDFEERLTSKFATDLTKAGYQEIYDALASVVKHYYANIWVADNQYKDETGKKQAYYFSIEFLPGKMLKSNLLNLGILNTVREGLNDFGIELDEVAKIEPDMAIGNGGLGRLASCFMDSLASTGLPGNGNGIRYRYGLFKQKIVDGYQVELPDSWLNNGNPWEVRRADKAVEVTFGGEVWLEDDGKGNLIPHYKDQERVLAVPYDTPMVGFENTTVNNMCLWRSEVPEELDPKFQNLDYMRQTSMLSAELYPDDSNYDGRLLRLKQEYFFVSAGLQRILHHYKGTQKKDIRKIGDYIAVHINDTHPALCVPEFMRLLVDEYGVGWNRAWDTTLKVMSYTNHTILSEALEKWPEEMIKQLLPRIYQIIVEIDRRRTAELLPKVGATLVHNTRIIKDGQIHMANLSIIGSHSTNGVAKLHSDLLKDVELHDFYEIYPERFNNKTNGIADRRWIQIANERLSGIIDETIGKTWRHDLDELKLLKNFKNDEKTLEQLQKAKFDDKLRLAAVIKEQNGITVNPDAIFDVQVKRLHAYKRQLLNALHILKLYFDLKDNPELDMVPRVFIFGAKAAPSYHYAKSIIKVINEIANMINNDQTIKDKLKVVFMENYNVSLAEVIIPAANVGEQISLASKEASGTSNMKFMLNGALTIGTLDGANIEIFEAAGDGNNFVFGLTKDEVYEYYRNGNYNAHDIYEQNPVVNRILNALIDGTVPNIKSEGREIFDSLTVYNDEYFVLRDFNDYVRAQAELEKLYRDQKAWTQASLMNIANVGRFSSDRTVREYADDIWYIKAKKE; via the coding sequence TTGAAACTTTCTAAAAAACAATTTAAGCAAGATTTCGAAGAGCGTCTAACTTCAAAATTTGCGACTGACCTGACAAAAGCAGGTTATCAAGAAATTTATGATGCATTGGCATCTGTTGTGAAACATTACTATGCTAATATTTGGGTAGCCGATAATCAATATAAGGATGAAACTGGAAAAAAACAAGCATATTATTTTTCGATTGAATTTTTACCAGGAAAAATGCTTAAATCAAATTTACTTAACTTAGGTATTTTAAATACCGTTCGAGAAGGGTTAAATGATTTTGGAATTGAACTGGATGAGGTTGCTAAGATAGAACCAGATATGGCCATTGGAAATGGAGGTTTGGGGCGCTTAGCTAGCTGTTTCATGGATTCTTTAGCTTCAACGGGGCTTCCAGGAAATGGAAATGGCATTCGCTATCGGTATGGATTATTCAAACAAAAAATAGTAGATGGTTACCAAGTAGAATTACCTGATTCTTGGCTAAATAATGGGAATCCTTGGGAAGTACGTAGAGCAGACAAAGCAGTTGAAGTAACATTTGGTGGTGAAGTTTGGTTAGAAGATGATGGAAAAGGAAATCTTATTCCTCATTATAAGGATCAGGAACGTGTTCTAGCTGTTCCATATGATACGCCCATGGTTGGTTTTGAAAATACAACGGTCAATAATATGTGTCTGTGGCGCTCAGAAGTGCCAGAGGAATTAGACCCTAAATTTCAAAATTTGGATTATATGCGACAAACTTCGATGCTCTCTGCTGAACTTTATCCAGATGATTCTAATTATGATGGGCGACTTTTACGTTTGAAGCAAGAATATTTCTTTGTTTCTGCTGGACTTCAACGAATTTTGCACCACTATAAAGGAACACAAAAAAAAGATATTCGAAAAATTGGGGATTATATTGCTGTCCATATTAATGATACGCATCCTGCACTTTGTGTTCCAGAATTCATGCGCCTTTTAGTTGATGAATATGGAGTGGGCTGGAATCGAGCTTGGGATACAACCCTTAAGGTAATGTCTTATACCAATCATACAATTTTATCGGAAGCTTTGGAAAAGTGGCCAGAAGAGATGATTAAACAACTTTTGCCCCGAATTTATCAAATTATTGTGGAGATTGACCGGAGACGTACGGCTGAGTTGCTTCCTAAGGTGGGTGCAACGCTGGTGCATAATACGAGAATTATCAAAGATGGACAAATTCATATGGCCAACTTGTCAATCATTGGTTCACATTCAACCAATGGCGTAGCCAAATTGCATTCTGATTTATTAAAGGATGTTGAACTTCATGATTTCTATGAAATTTATCCTGAACGTTTTAATAATAAGACAAATGGAATTGCTGACCGTCGTTGGATTCAGATTGCAAATGAACGCTTGTCTGGAATTATTGATGAAACAATTGGTAAAACATGGCGTCATGATTTAGATGAATTGAAGCTGCTGAAAAATTTTAAAAATGATGAAAAAACACTTGAACAACTTCAAAAAGCTAAATTTGATGACAAGCTACGATTGGCTGCGGTGATTAAAGAACAAAATGGAATTACGGTTAATCCTGATGCGATTTTTGATGTTCAAGTAAAACGGCTGCATGCTTATAAGCGACAATTGTTAAATGCTTTGCATATTCTAAAATTATATTTTGATTTGAAAGATAATCCGGAATTAGATATGGTTCCTCGAGTATTTATTTTCGGGGCAAAAGCGGCTCCTTCATATCATTATGCTAAATCTATCATTAAAGTAATTAACGAAATAGCAAATATGATTAATAATGATCAAACGATTAAAGATAAACTCAAAGTTGTCTTTATGGAAAATTATAATGTAAGTTTGGCGGAAGTGATTATCCCAGCAGCCAATGTTGGAGAACAAATTTCTTTGGCCTCTAAAGAGGCATCTGGAACTTCAAATATGAAGTTTATGCTAAATGGTGCTTTAACCATTGGAACACTTGATGGCGCAAATATTGAAATTTTTGAAGCGGCAGGGGATGGAAATAATTTTGTTTTTGGGCTGACTAAGGATGAAGTTTATGAATATTATCGCAATGGTAATTATAATGCGCATGATATTTATGAGCAAAATCCAGTAGTTAATCGAATTTTGAATGCCTTAATTGACGGAACGGTGCCAAATATTAAAAGTGAAGGTCGCGAAATTTTTGATTCGCTCACCGTTTATAATGATGAATATTTTGTACTTCGTGATTTTAATGATTATGTTCGGGCACAAGCTGAACTTGAAAAACTTTACCGTGACCAAAAAGCATGGACTCAAGCAAGTTTAATGAATATTGCCAATGTGGGACGTTTTAGTTCTGACCGAACAGTTAGGGAATATGCTGATGACATTTGGTATATAAAGGCTAAAAAAGAATGA
- the glgA gene encoding glycogen synthase GlgA, whose translation MKVLFASSECAPFFKTGGLGDVAGALPKELAKKSEIDSVAVILPYFKNEMKEEYRSLLKDEFYDFVDVGWRHEYVGVKSLEKEGVKYYFLDNEHYFGRGQLYGYGDDGERFAFFDLALCQLLEKLDFIPDVLHVNDWQTAMVPFLLKEKYNWIKAYEKIKTVLTIHNIEFQGLMHGDALSELFGMGMERYFEGVVRHNGMLNMLKTGILYADRVNTVSPTYAKEIQTSEFGCGLESILQYVDGKVSGILNGIDYDIYNPENDILIPYHFSEEELSGKGQMKAELQKRTGLPLNPNVPLIGMVSRLTNQKGFDLVLSQLEKVLEENVQIVLLGTGFPEIEEGFRDFSQKYPDKLSANIAFDLQFAQEIYAGSDFFLMPSAFEPCGLSQMIAMRYGTLPIVHEIGGLKDTVIPFNPISKEGTGFGFVDFEGQILLETINRALEVYGKEPEVLNKMVLSAMSKDFSWGTKAQQYIELYQEL comes from the coding sequence ATGAAAGTTTTATTTGCATCAAGTGAATGTGCCCCCTTTTTTAAGACGGGAGGACTTGGAGATGTAGCTGGAGCACTGCCCAAAGAATTGGCTAAAAAAAGTGAGATAGATTCAGTTGCTGTGATCCTTCCTTATTTTAAGAATGAAATGAAAGAAGAATATCGTTCACTTTTAAAAGATGAATTTTATGATTTTGTTGATGTTGGTTGGCGACACGAATATGTTGGAGTTAAAAGTCTAGAAAAAGAGGGTGTGAAGTATTATTTTCTAGATAATGAACATTATTTTGGTAGGGGACAACTCTATGGTTATGGCGATGATGGAGAGCGCTTTGCCTTTTTTGACTTGGCTCTTTGCCAACTCTTAGAAAAGTTAGATTTCATTCCAGATGTTTTGCATGTCAATGATTGGCAGACTGCAATGGTTCCCTTTTTACTTAAAGAAAAATACAACTGGATTAAGGCCTATGAAAAAATTAAAACAGTACTGACCATTCATAATATTGAATTTCAAGGCTTGATGCATGGAGATGCTTTAAGTGAGCTTTTTGGTATGGGAATGGAGCGCTATTTTGAAGGAGTGGTCCGTCATAATGGTATGCTAAATATGCTCAAAACAGGAATTTTATATGCGGATCGGGTTAATACAGTTTCGCCAACTTACGCTAAGGAAATCCAGACCTCAGAATTTGGTTGTGGTTTAGAATCGATTTTGCAATATGTAGATGGAAAAGTTTCTGGAATTTTAAATGGGATAGATTATGATATCTATAATCCTGAAAATGATATATTAATTCCTTACCATTTCAGCGAGGAAGAGCTTTCTGGTAAAGGTCAAATGAAAGCAGAACTCCAAAAGCGAACAGGATTACCATTGAATCCAAATGTTCCATTGATTGGGATGGTCTCCCGTTTAACGAATCAAAAAGGATTTGATTTAGTTTTGAGTCAGTTGGAAAAAGTATTGGAAGAAAATGTTCAAATTGTCCTACTAGGAACAGGTTTCCCTGAAATTGAAGAAGGTTTTAGAGATTTTTCTCAAAAATATCCAGATAAGTTGTCAGCAAATATTGCATTTGACCTTCAATTTGCTCAGGAAATTTATGCTGGTTCTGATTTCTTCTTGATGCCATCTGCTTTTGAACCTTGTGGCCTATCACAGATGATTGCAATGAGATATGGAACTTTACCAATCGTTCATGAAATTGGTGGTTTGAAAGATACTGTGATTCCATTTAATCCTATTAGCAAAGAAGGAACAGGATTTGGTTTTGTTGATTTTGAAGGACAGATTTTATTGGAGACGATTAATCGTGCACTTGAAGTTTATGGAAAAGAACCAGAAGTCTTAAATAAAATGGTTTTATCAGCAATGAGTAAAGATTTTTCTTGGGGAACGAAGGCTCAACAATACATTGAACTCTATCAAGAATTATAA
- a CDS encoding 4-alpha-glucanotransferase yields MLTNNFSIEPYGKKAYHTGIAVPVFSLRTENSSGVGQFSDLKELADFAHRSGMDIIQLLPINDTSTFMDWRDSYPYRAISVFALHPIYLDIHIFWDSYTKIQQEKLLIAELELNALEKIDYEKALALKWEYAEIIYQNSAHKFKASKDYQQFYQQNEDWLKAYAAFSYLRDINQSANFMNWGKYATYGEDFFEKLTSESNQLDLYIFVQYLLHYQLSEAVDYCHQLGIALKGDIAIGIAHDSVDAWTHPELFHLDKQAGAPPDIFAVNGQNWGFPTYNWKKMAEDGYAWWKKRLTAMSNYFDAYRLDHILGFFRIWQMPEDSVRGLLGQFSPAIALSAEEIENNYGIPLRQWGLERFINPFIKDWVIDEIFGRDNRDWIIQTFLDYIGNGNYTFQNEYNNQKKVEKAQLEDWVREGLYKLHENIILLKDDENPEKYHPRISLIQTISFREFGDDYKGRLEKLYNDYFYGRNYEFWKEKAYEKLPVLKDATNMLACGEDLGMVPANVPDVMNHLNILRLIIERMPSDNRFVSPLNEVPYLSVLTTSSHDTSPLRAWWEENHEEIQRYYNEVMGWYGEAPYYASAEIIQEIVKRHLNSNAMMVILPIQDWLAMSEQLRKEDAKSEQINIPANPYHYWNYRLHCQLETLIDNQDWTEFLKKFIKESKRAY; encoded by the coding sequence ATGCTCACCAATAATTTTTCAATTGAACCTTACGGAAAAAAAGCTTACCATACAGGGATAGCAGTTCCAGTTTTTTCACTAAGAACTGAAAACTCAAGTGGGGTAGGGCAATTTTCAGATTTGAAAGAGTTAGCCGATTTTGCCCACCGTTCTGGGATGGACATCATTCAATTATTACCAATTAATGATACCAGTACTTTTATGGACTGGCGTGATTCATATCCTTATCGTGCCATTTCTGTTTTTGCATTGCATCCAATTTATTTAGATATTCACATCTTTTGGGATTCTTACACAAAAATTCAACAAGAAAAGCTTCTCATCGCGGAATTAGAATTAAATGCTTTAGAAAAAATAGATTATGAAAAAGCATTAGCCTTAAAATGGGAATATGCTGAAATTATTTATCAAAACTCAGCTCATAAATTTAAAGCAAGCAAAGATTATCAGCAATTTTATCAGCAAAATGAGGATTGGTTAAAGGCCTATGCGGCATTTTCGTATTTAAGAGATATCAATCAAAGTGCTAATTTTATGAATTGGGGAAAGTATGCCACTTATGGTGAAGATTTCTTTGAAAAGTTAACTTCAGAAAGTAATCAATTGGATTTGTATATCTTTGTGCAATACCTTTTGCATTATCAACTTTCAGAAGCCGTTGACTATTGTCATCAATTAGGAATTGCACTAAAAGGAGATATCGCAATTGGAATTGCTCATGATTCCGTAGACGCTTGGACTCATCCAGAACTTTTTCATCTTGATAAACAAGCTGGCGCTCCTCCTGATATTTTTGCTGTAAATGGACAAAATTGGGGCTTTCCAACCTACAATTGGAAAAAAATGGCCGAAGATGGTTATGCATGGTGGAAAAAACGGTTAACAGCCATGTCTAATTATTTTGATGCTTATCGGCTGGACCATATTCTTGGTTTCTTTAGAATATGGCAGATGCCAGAGGATTCCGTAAGAGGTTTATTGGGCCAATTTTCACCAGCTATTGCCTTGTCAGCAGAAGAAATTGAAAATAACTATGGTATTCCATTAAGGCAATGGGGCCTCGAGCGGTTTATTAATCCTTTCATCAAGGATTGGGTAATTGATGAAATTTTTGGCCGAGATAATCGAGATTGGATTATTCAAACATTTCTGGATTATATAGGTAATGGAAATTATACATTTCAAAATGAGTATAATAACCAGAAAAAAGTAGAAAAAGCTCAATTAGAAGATTGGGTGCGAGAAGGACTTTATAAATTACATGAAAATATAATATTATTAAAAGATGATGAGAATCCAGAGAAATATCATCCACGTATTTCTTTAATACAAACAATCAGCTTTCGAGAATTTGGTGATGACTATAAAGGACGGCTTGAAAAACTTTATAATGACTATTTTTATGGAAGGAATTATGAATTTTGGAAAGAAAAGGCCTATGAAAAATTACCAGTTTTAAAAGATGCTACGAATATGTTGGCTTGTGGTGAAGATTTAGGAATGGTTCCCGCCAATGTACCAGATGTCATGAATCATCTTAATATTCTACGTTTGATAATTGAGAGAATGCCTTCAGATAATCGATTTGTCAGTCCTTTAAACGAAGTTCCCTATTTATCGGTCCTAACGACTTCAAGTCACGATACAAGTCCACTAAGAGCTTGGTGGGAAGAAAATCATGAGGAAATTCAACGTTACTACAATGAAGTCATGGGTTGGTATGGCGAAGCTCCTTATTATGCAAGTGCAGAAATTATCCAAGAGATAGTTAAAAGGCATTTAAACTCCAATGCGATGATGGTTATCTTACCTATTCAAGATTGGTTAGCAATGAGTGAACAATTGCGAAAAGAAGATGCAAAATCCGAACAAATTAATATTCCAGCAAATCCATACCATTACTGGAATTACCGATTGCATTGTCAACTTGAAACATTGATTGATAATCAGGATTGGACTGAATTTTTAAAGAAATTTATCAAAGAAAGTAAAAGGGCCTATTAA
- a CDS encoding Asp23/Gls24 family envelope stress response protein gives MAEKTVHSEELGDIVIAPEVLEVIIGITTAKIDGVHALRNKRFSDRLGKKNEGRGVYIDSKDDKVAVDIYVYLTYGVSLPAVATKIQKEVKEAVAQATEIIVDEVNIHVVGIMTEKQPKPALEDLFDEGFFDA, from the coding sequence ATGGCAGAAAAAACTGTACATTCTGAAGAACTTGGGGATATCGTCATTGCCCCTGAAGTTCTTGAAGTAATTATCGGTATTACAACAGCCAAAATCGATGGGGTACACGCCCTTCGTAACAAACGTTTTTCAGACCGCCTTGGTAAGAAAAATGAAGGCCGTGGTGTTTATATTGACTCAAAAGATGATAAAGTAGCTGTTGATATATATGTGTACCTTACTTACGGTGTAAGCCTACCAGCCGTTGCTACAAAAATCCAAAAAGAAGTGAAAGAAGCAGTTGCCCAAGCTACTGAGATTATTGTTGATGAAGTCAATATCCACGTTGTCGGAATTATGACTGAAAAACAACCAAAACCAGCGCTTGAAGACTTGTTTGATGAGGGATTTTTTGATGCCTAA
- a CDS encoding glucose-1-phosphate adenylyltransferase, protein MAIEMLGLILAGGQGTRLGKLTKDVAKPAVPFGGRYRIIDFALSNCANSNVKNVGVITQYQPLTLNAHIGNGAPWGLNGVNSGVTILQPYSSQEGSKWFEGTSHAVYQNISYIDQQNPEYVLILSGDHIYKMDYEAMLESHKEREASLTVSVMEVPLEEASRFGIMNTDDNDRIIEFEEKPKEPKSNLASMGIYIFNWKRLREVLVNGYSKGNPMEDFGGDVIPAYIEAGENVFAYRFKGYWKDVGTIDSLHQSSMEFLDLNNELNITDKSWRIYSHNDISAPQFITEKSNVKNALVGDGCYVDGTVVHSILSQNVHVQEGTVIEDSFIMSGTFIGENVTIKNAIIGENAKIGDNVEIIGENEVAVIGHGEIKGENKNEQ, encoded by the coding sequence ATGGCAATTGAAATGCTTGGTCTTATTCTTGCTGGTGGTCAAGGGACGCGTTTAGGTAAATTGACAAAAGATGTTGCAAAACCTGCTGTTCCTTTTGGAGGTCGTTATCGTATCATTGATTTTGCCTTATCAAATTGTGCAAATTCCAATGTAAAAAATGTTGGCGTCATTACTCAGTACCAACCTTTAACTCTAAATGCTCATATTGGAAATGGAGCACCATGGGGGTTAAATGGAGTCAATAGTGGAGTCACTATTCTCCAACCCTATTCTTCACAAGAAGGTTCTAAATGGTTTGAAGGAACCTCTCACGCTGTTTATCAAAATATCTCTTATATTGACCAGCAAAATCCAGAATATGTTCTCATTCTCTCGGGAGATCATATTTATAAAATGGATTATGAAGCCATGTTAGAAAGCCATAAAGAACGTGAAGCTAGTTTAACAGTTTCGGTGATGGAAGTTCCACTTGAAGAAGCAAGCCGTTTTGGAATCATGAACACCGATGATAATGACCGAATTATTGAATTTGAAGAAAAACCTAAAGAACCAAAATCAAATCTTGCTTCAATGGGAATCTATATTTTCAATTGGAAAAGGCTTCGTGAAGTTCTTGTGAATGGTTACTCGAAAGGAAATCCAATGGAAGATTTCGGTGGAGATGTTATCCCGGCTTATATTGAAGCTGGGGAAAATGTGTTCGCTTACCGCTTTAAGGGATATTGGAAAGACGTTGGAACCATTGATTCTCTTCATCAATCCAGTATGGAATTTCTTGATTTAAATAATGAACTAAATATTACAGATAAATCTTGGCGGATTTATTCACATAATGATATTTCAGCTCCACAGTTTATCACAGAAAAATCCAATGTAAAAAATGCACTTGTTGGTGATGGCTGTTACGTTGATGGAACAGTTGTTCATTCAATCCTTTCACAGAATGTCCATGTTCAAGAAGGAACAGTGATAGAGGACAGTTTCATTATGTCTGGGACATTTATTGGGGAAAACGTTACAATCAAAAATGCAATCATTGGTGAAAATGCAAAAATTGGTGATAATGTAGAAATAATCGGTGAAAATGAAGTCGCAGTGATTGGTCACGGAGAAATTAAAGGAGAAAATAAAAATGAACAATAG